Genomic segment of Myxococcus stipitatus:
TCGTTGACGAGGCCCATGCGCAGGGCGCGCTCGGCGTCCACGTCGCTGCCGGTATAGGCGAGCTCGCGGGTGTGGCCGTCGCCGATGATGCGAGGCAGGCGCTGGAGGGCGCCCAGGTCCGCGACGATGCCGACCTTCACCTCGCGCAGGGAGAACTTCGCGTCGCGGGCGCAGTAGCGGAAGTCACACGCGGCGATGAGGTCCATGCCGCCACCGATGCACCAGCCATGCACGGCGGCGATGTAGGGCTTGCGGCTGCGAGCCAGTCCCTCGGTGGACTGCTGCATCTCACCAATCAGCTTCAGGAGCTGGGTGCGCTCCAGCGCGAGGTTGCTGTCGCCGGTGAAGAGTGGACCCAGGGACTCCATCATCCCCATGAGGTCCAGGCCGTAGGTGAAGTGGTCACCCTGGCCACGCACCAGCACGACGCGCACGGAGTCATCGGCATCGAGGGCGCGAATGGCCTCGGGCATCTCGCGCCAGAAGTCCGGGCCCATGGCATTGCCGCGCCCCGGGCCCAGGAGGACCAGCTCAGCAACCCCATCCGCCTTCTCGATGCGCAGCGACTTGTATCCGGCGTCCATGACAGCCCTCCCGCGAGAGTGGGCGAACCCTACCCCACCCACGCGGAAGCCGAGCAGCGGACGCCACGAGCGTCAGCCGAACTCCACCACCTTCATGCCGAACAGGCGGTCCACCGCGAGCAGCAGGTCGTCATGCACCTGCACCTTGATGGAGGTGTTTCCAATCAGGGCCTCGGCCTCGCCGGGGAACAGCACGCTGACCGCCACGGGCGTGGCTCCCGCGTACTTCTTCGCCAGCTCGTTCAGCTTGGCGACGCGGTCCTCCGTCAAGAGGTCCGCGGGCACCCGCAGCTCCAGCCGCTTCGTGCGCTTCTCGCGCACCTCCTTCAAGCTCTGGATGTCGTCCACGATGAGCTCCGGCGTGGGCGAGTCCTCGTCGCGCTGGCTGATCTGCACCGTCCCCGTCACCAGGATCGGGTCGTCCGACTTCAGCAGGTGCTCCCAGTTCTCGAACCCCGGCTTGGGCCCCTGCTTCGTCCACTTCCCGTTCGCCCCCATCACGCTGCGCGTCCCCTCCTTGCCCGGGAAGCACACCAGCTCGATGGAGCCCGACAGGTCTTCGATCGTCACCCACGCCATGCGCTTGCCCGTCTTCGTGGGCCGCTCGCGCAACACCGTGACGACGCCCGCCACCGTGAGCTTGTCGTCCTTGCGCGCACGCTGCACCGCCGTGATCGGCTTCG
This window contains:
- a CDS encoding crotonase/enoyl-CoA hydratase family protein produces the protein MDAGYKSLRIEKADGVAELVLLGPGRGNAMGPDFWREMPEAIRALDADDSVRVVLVRGQGDHFTYGLDLMGMMESLGPLFTGDSNLALERTQLLKLIGEMQQSTEGLARSRKPYIAAVHGWCIGGGMDLIAACDFRYCARDAKFSLREVKVGIVADLGALQRLPRIIGDGHTRELAYTGSDVDAERALRMGLVNEVFPSAKEMLTQARATARRIAENPPLVVQGAKQVMDYCADKSTADGLRYVAVWNSAFLQSHDLTEAFAAFAERRPARFQGR